Genomic segment of Fervidobacterium gondwanense DSM 13020:
ACTGAAAGGCAAAGTTATCAATGATGTTGAGGTACCTGTGCAAAAAATACTATTTAGCACGATTGGTAATCTGTTGTCCGATGGGGTAATAGCCAACGAGGAGGATAGAAACAGAGAGTCCTTGGTACTCCTGACATACACTGTTCAAGCGGGTGATACTTTCAGACAAGTTGCTTACAGATTGGGTGTTAGTGAAGAGGAACTCTTGAAACTTAATCCTATTATCAAAGACCCGAATTTGATAAGGCCGGGATGGAAGTTCATCTACTACAAGAAGTATTTAGACCTTATTCCACCATTGAAAGAACTTTTCGAAGCCAAATAAATGAAAAGAGTGAACCAGATATTCAGAATTTAGAATAGTTTTTCATAGGCGGGGTGATAGTGATTCACCTCGCTTTTATTTCTTAAGTTAATCTCTCTGAAAACCAAGTTTTCGTATCATTCACACATAGTTACCATATGTGTGGTATAATATATAAAAGTTGAAATAGTTAAATAAATAGAACACATCCGGAGGTGTTTTGAGTGAAAAAGTTTTATATTACGACGCCTATTTATTATGTTAACGCGGAACCTCATATAGGGAGCTCATATACTACGATTGTTGGTGATATCTTGGCTCGTTACAAGAGAATGCTCGGCTACGAAGTTTTTTATCTGACTGGTACGGATGAACACGGTCAAAAAATAGCTCAGGCAGCACGAGAGAAAGGTGTTGAACCTCAAGTTCTCTGCGATGAACTTGCACAGAAATTTAAAGATTTGTGGAAGGATTTGAATATCACAAACGATTATTTTATAAGAACGACAGATGAAAATCACATGAGAACTGTTCAGTACTTTGTTTCAAGGATGCTCGAAAATGGCGATGTCTACAAAGGTACGTATGAAGGATGGTACTGTGTACCGTGTGAAACGTACTGGAACGAAGATGAATTAGAGCATGATGAACACGGACACAACCTTTGTCCATCGTGCAGAAGAGAAGTCCAGGTCATCAAAGAGGAAAACTATTTCTTCAGATTGTCAAAGTATACGGAGCCTCTTCTAAAGCATTTCCAAGATAATCCCGAGTTTGTTGAGCCTGATTTCAGAAAAAACGAGATGTTAAAAATTCTCGAATCTGGTCTGAAAGACCTTTCGATAACCAGAACAACGTTAAAATGGGGCATACCAATGCCAAAAGATCCAGAACACGTCATTTACGTCTGGGTCGATGCACTGATAAACTATATTTCGGCAATCGGTTATCCTGACAACATGGATAATTTCAACAAATGGTGGCCCGCTGATGTACATCTAATAGGAAAGGAAATTAACAGGTTCCACAGCCTTATTTGGCCTGCAATGTTGATGTCGGTCGGACTACCTTTACCAAAGAAAGTCTTTGCGCACGGCTGGTTGACTGTGAATGGCCAGAAGATAAGCAAGTCGCTTGGAAATGCTATAGATCCACGTGAGTACGTAAAGAAATATGGTAACGACGTTGTTAGATATTACCTCGTTAGAGATATAGTTTTTGGAAAGGATGGAGACTTTTCCGAAGAAAACCTCGTTAAGAGATTGAATTCTGATCTTGCTAACGATTACGGTAACCTGCTCCATAGGACACTTGCTATGATTGTGAAACATTTTTCCTCAATAGTTCCGGGTATTTCTTCGTTAGAAGAAATTGATAAGAGCCTCATAAGTGAATATGAAAAGACAAAAGAGGAATATATAAGCCTGATGGACAGTTACAAGATAACCGATGCGCTTGATAGATTGTGGCAGTTTATAGGGTATCTGAACAAATACTTTGACGAAACAAGGCCTTGGGTGTTGGCAAAGGAAGGTAATAAGGAAAGACTTGGAACAGTTTTGTCTTTGGTTGTAGAGAGTACACTGAAAGTTGCAACACTTGTTTCGCCAGTTATGCCTGATTCATCAAAAGAAGTCTATTCAAGACTTGGTATAAGCAGTGATTTCTCAGAGATTTATTTGACTGGGTGGGAACATCTCAAAGACAGAAAGATTCTACATGGTGAACCACTGTTTAAGAAATTTGAAAAAGGTAAGGAGGAAAAGTTTATGGAAAAAGAGCAAATTAAGGGTCAAGCTGAAACTAAAGTTGAAAATGTCGTAACTATGAGTGATCTTATAGATATAGATTACTTCAAAAAAGTAGATTTGCGCGTTGCAAAGATTTTAGAAGCCGAGAAAGTGGAGAAGTCCGAAAAATTAGTTAAGTTACAGATAGACCTTGGTGAACTTGGCAGGAGACAGATAGTAGCAGGTATAGCTCAGTTCTATAAACCCGAAGAGCTCGTAGGAAGGCTAATAATTGTTGTAGCCAATTTGAAGCCTGCAAAGTTGATGGGACTTGAATCAAACGGAATGCTGCTTGCCGCTAAGAAGAACGATAAGCTCAAACTGTTAACAGTATCTGATGAAATCGAACCGGGAGCGAAGATTTCGTAATAAGTTTCATGGTATTTCAGATTTGTGGTTAGTCAAATTAGTCTGGAATTTGAGGAGGTAA
This window contains:
- the metG gene encoding methionine--tRNA ligase, translating into MKKFYITTPIYYVNAEPHIGSSYTTIVGDILARYKRMLGYEVFYLTGTDEHGQKIAQAAREKGVEPQVLCDELAQKFKDLWKDLNITNDYFIRTTDENHMRTVQYFVSRMLENGDVYKGTYEGWYCVPCETYWNEDELEHDEHGHNLCPSCRREVQVIKEENYFFRLSKYTEPLLKHFQDNPEFVEPDFRKNEMLKILESGLKDLSITRTTLKWGIPMPKDPEHVIYVWVDALINYISAIGYPDNMDNFNKWWPADVHLIGKEINRFHSLIWPAMLMSVGLPLPKKVFAHGWLTVNGQKISKSLGNAIDPREYVKKYGNDVVRYYLVRDIVFGKDGDFSEENLVKRLNSDLANDYGNLLHRTLAMIVKHFSSIVPGISSLEEIDKSLISEYEKTKEEYISLMDSYKITDALDRLWQFIGYLNKYFDETRPWVLAKEGNKERLGTVLSLVVESTLKVATLVSPVMPDSSKEVYSRLGISSDFSEIYLTGWEHLKDRKILHGEPLFKKFEKGKEEKFMEKEQIKGQAETKVENVVTMSDLIDIDYFKKVDLRVAKILEAEKVEKSEKLVKLQIDLGELGRRQIVAGIAQFYKPEELVGRLIIVVANLKPAKLMGLESNGMLLAAKKNDKLKLLTVSDEIEPGAKIS